GGGTCCGAAGATTGCCGACCTGGCCAATGATCCGAAGTATGGCGGCAACACGGACAATGACTACACGAAGGAGTCCGGGCGGAAGCCGGGGCAGTATTATGTCGTACAGCGTGCACGTGCGGGGCTCGATCCGTGGGCTACGCCGCAGACGTACGACAACGCTCGGGAGTTCTTCAACACGGGCGTGACGTGGAATAACTCCGTCAACGTGGCGCAGAACATGGACAAGGGCAGCTACTCCCTCTCGCTGGGTAACACCACCGCCGAAGGTATCGTACCCTCCACCGGTCTCCTCCGTTACAACGCCAAGCTGACGGCGCAGGCCACCCTGAACAACCACTGGACGACGGGCTTCAGCGGCAACTTCGCCACCTCCAAGATCAAGAAGCAGACGGGTGCCAACAACGGTATCATTGCCACGGTCTACGGTGTGCCCGCCAGCTACGACTTCAAGGGCATTCCGAACCACATACAGGGCGACCCCTACACGCAGAACACGTATCGCGGTACGGGCGGCTTCGACGGAGCCTACTGGGCTGTGGAGCATAACTCCTTCGTAGAGCGTTCGCAGCGCTTCTTCGGCAACGCCTACACGCAGTACGCTACGAACTTCGGCGACAGCCACAAGGTGACCGCTAAGTATCAGCTCGGCGTCGACGCCTACACCACGAACTACACCGACATCTGGGGCTATGGCCACTCCAATGGTCGCGGAGAGATCGAGGAGCAGAGCGTGACGAGCAACGAGTTGAACTCACTGCTCACCTTCACTTGGGCTTGGGCGATCAATGACAATATGAACTTGGATGTGCTCTACGGCAACGAGTTCGTGCAGACGGCCAGTAAGTACAAGGACAACACGGGCAGCAACTTCAACTTCCCAGGCTGGGACCACATGAGCAACGCCACGGTGTACACCTCATCCGGCACCTTCCACCGCACCCGTACGGTCGGCAACTTTGCCAGTGCCTCGTGGGCTTATCGCAACATGCTCTACCTGAGCGGTACGATCCGTAACGACGTCGTGTCGAACATGCCGCGCAACAACCGTTCGTTCACCTATCCGTCCGTTTCGCTCGGCTTCATCTTTACCGAGCTCGACGCACTGAAGAACAACTTCTTGACCTACGGTAAGCTGCGCGCCTCCTACGCTGAAGTCGGACAGGCAGGCACGTATTACGCTTCTTATTATACGGTACCAGGCTACGGCGGCGGTTTCTACAACGGTACCCCGCTGCAATACCCGATCGGCTCGGTGATGGCTTACACACCGTCGTATCGTATCTATGACCCGAACCTCAGGCCGCAGAACACGAAGTCGTACGAGATCGGCCTCGACCTCTCGTTCTTCAACGACCTCGTTTCGCTGAACTACACCTACTCCCGCCAGAACGTCAAGGATCAGATCTTCGACGTGCCCCTGGCCGCTTCCACGGGATACCAGAAGCTCAGGACAAACGGCGGATCGGTGCACACCAATGCACACGAGATCACGTTGAACATCGCCCCCATCCGCCGCAAGAACATTCATTGGGAGGTGGGCGTGAACTTCACCAAGCTCGACAACTATGTCGACGAGCTGGCCCCAGGCGTGGAAAGCATCATGCTCGGCGGTTTCGTTGATCCGCAAGTGCGCCTGAGCAAGGGCGATAAGTTCCCCGTGCTTTATGGTACGAGCTTCTTGCGCAACAAGAATGGCGATATCGTAGTCGATGAGAACGGTCTGCCAATAGCTGGCGAAAACAAAGTGCTGGGCGATGCTGCTCCCGACTTCCGCATGGGCTTCAACACCACGCTGGAGCTCTTCAAGTTCCGCCTCTCAGCCGTCTTCGACTGGAAGCAGGGCGGATCGATGTACGCCGGTACGGCTTACATGCTCGACTTCTACGGCGTGTCGCAGCGTTCGGCCGACTTCCGCAACAAGAAGGACTTCCTCTTCGAACGCCCTGCCGTGAAGCAGTTGGCTGACGGAAGCTATGCCCCGAACGACATCAAGATCAAGGGCGAAAACGCCTTCGACTACTTCAATGCCCTGTCACGCATCTCGGAAGCGGGCGTCTACAAATCCTCGTTCCTGAAGCTGCGCGAGATCTCGCTGAGCTACCCCGTTTACAACAAACCGTTCTTGAGTGTGACGGCCAACGTCTTCCTGCGCAACGTGCTCCTTTGGTCGGAGATGAACAACGGTATCGACCCCGAGTCCACGCAGGGTAACAACAACATGGCCGGATCCTTCGAGCGCTTCTCCCTGCCGGGTGCGCGCAGCTACGGCTTTGGTTTATCAGTCAAATTCTAAAACTATTACCACACAGAGATGAAAGCAATCAACAGCAATATCTGGAAGTGCATCTTGTTTGCCGCCTTAGGCTTTACGGCCCTGGCCTCATGCTCGGAAGATGCGATGGATCGGGTCAACGAAGACAACGATCACACCACGAGCGCACCCGCCAAATTCGTCCTGGCGGACGTTATCACCTCCACCGCCTTCAGCAACGTCGGCGGCGATCTGAACACCTACTTCTCCGCCTACACGGAGCACACCGTGGGCGTGGACAACCAGCTCTACAATGCCGAGATCCGCAACGGTGAACCCTCCGTGGCGTCCACCTTCAACAACGTTTGGGAGAACCTATACTCCACGCTGAAGAACGCACGCATCGTTGTGCTGAAGGCCTCGGACGAGGTGGCTGCCAACTATACCACCAAGGGCATCGGTGAGGTGTTAGTGGCTATCAACAGCGCCCTCATCACCGACGCGTTCGGCAACACGCCTTACTCACAGGCCGCCCTGCCGGAGCTCAAGGACGGCAAGCCGCAATACATGAACCCGGACGTGGACACGCAGGAAGCCATCTATCAGGCCATCATGAAGTCGCTCGACGACGCCATCGTCGACCTGCCCAAGGGTGACGCCAAGGACAAGGTCGGATCGTACGACTTCATCTACAAGGGCGACGGCGCCAAGTGGGTCAAGCTGGCCTACGGACTCAAGGCGCGCTACACGATGCGCCTACTGGCCCGCTCTAAGAATCGCGAAGCCGACCTCCAGAAGGTGCTCGAGTACGTCGACAAATCGTTTAAGAGCATCGACGATCAGGCCGCCTACGCCATCTACGATGCCAACAACCTCAACCCGCTCTTCGGCTTCCAGTGGAGTCGTGACGGACTGGCCGCCAGCAAGAGCTACAGCGACAAGCTCATCGAGCGTAAAGACCCGCGCCTGCGCCGCTTCTTCTGCATCGGGCAGGACCACCTGCCGAAAGGCTCGAAGCGCGTCACGATACAGATCAAGGGCGCCGATGATCCGGCCTTCCTCATGGCCGAGAACGGCACCGCCACCTCGATCAAGTATCACTACAACGTGCCCATCTTCTTCTACGCTCAGGTCTGCCCCACACTGCTGATGAGCTACCACGAACTGCTCTTCCTCAAGGCCGAAGCGCTGGCCCGTCTGAACAAGACGGCCGAGGCCGAAGCGGCGCTGAAGGAAGCCGTCGTGGCCGCCATCGCCAACGCAGAGATGGGTCTCAAGGGCGCCTTCAAAGCACCCACCGTAGCCGGTTACGGCGGCATCGAGGAGACCACCGAGGCCATCACCGAGAAGGAAGCCGAGGAGTATTTCGACAAGAACGTGAAGCCGCTCTTCACCGCCAACCCGCTGCGTGAGGTGATGATCCAGAAGTACCTCGCCATGCTGGGCGCCTTTGGCGAATCCACCGAGTGCTACAACGACATCCGCCGCATGAAGGCCCTGAAGGAAGACTTCATTAAGCTCGACAACCCGAAGCCCTTCCCGCTGCGTGCACCCTATGGTAACTCAGACGTCATCGCCAATCCCAAGGTCAACGCCGCTTACGGCGACGGTCAGTACGTCTACAGCGACCCCGTCTGGTGGGCCGGCGGTAACCGTTGATCGAAGAGCCGATCGCTAAGAACGAAAAGCCGGGTGCGACTATAGGACAACCGCTCCCGGCTTTTTCCATTTCTTTGCCGCCGCTCCGGGCGGAGGCTCGGAAATACACAGCGACGGGCTGTCGCAAAATTTGCAACGCTCAAAACACACTTCGACAGGCCGTCGCAGATTAGGAAAGCTCCGTCGAACACTTCGACAGGCTGTCGCAGATTAGGAAAGCTCCGTCGAACACTTCGACGGGCTGTCGCAGATTAGGAAAGCTCCGTCGAACACTTCGAGGGGCCGTCGCAGATTAGGAAAGCTCCGTCGAACACTTCGACGGGCTGTTGCAGATTTGAAACACGCTGTCGAACACTTCGACAGAATGACAACGACATTAACTTATAAAGAGATGAAAGCAATCAAGACAATTAATGGAACGTGGGGAGGACGCTTCCCACTCGGACTGCACGCCAATTTGCAGTCTACCCTTTACACCCTGATCCATCCGATCACACCGGCTAAACTGCTGCTCGAGGCGTCGGACATCGACACTTGGAACGGCGGTATCCTCGAGGAAATGGAAATCGATCGCGAAGCCAAAAAGGCCGAAGAGACGGCCCTCCTCCGTGAGAAAGACGACACGCGCGACGAGATCCTCTGGGCCCTGATCCAAGAGACACGCCTGGCCGCCAAGTCGCCCATCAAAGAAAACCGTGCTCCTGGCGCCCGCTTGCTGATCGTGCTCAACACCTACAAAGACATCATCCGCGAGAACTACGCCTCCGAAACGGCTCACATCAAGGCCCTGCTCAAGGACCTCGACAAGCCCGCCGCCGTGGCCGACCTGACTACGATCGGGCAGACCCGACTGGTGCAAATGCTTCGCACGGCCAATGAGGAGTTCGACAGCCTCTACCTCAAGCGCCTCGACTTTGACGCTGGCATCAAGAAGTTGCCCTCCAGCGCCTCGGTGCGTCAGAAGAACGACAAGATGACAGCCACCATCTTCCGTCACATCGAGACGGCTTACATGATGGCCACCTCAGACGACGACCGCAAGCTGATCGGCGACCTCATCGACCGCATCAACGCCGCCATTAACAAGACGAAGAACGTCTACAACACCTCTGGCAAGAGGAAAGAAGACGGC
The sequence above is drawn from the Tannerella serpentiformis genome and encodes:
- a CDS encoding SusC/RagA family TonB-linked outer membrane protein; translation: MKRSTMLLLCLLLSIGWTVAQTVKVSGTVISDEDGQPIIGAAVTVKGASNVGTVTDVDGKYALDVPSSAKTLVISYVGMRSEEIPVTDKHATTVLRANLALDEVVVTAMGISREKKALGYAVQDVKGDQLTQAANTNVASALQGKVSGIDIAPSSGMPGASSKMTIRGSRSFTGDNTPLYVVDGMPITSSSDIGTGNSVTGADYANRAVDIDPSDIESINILKGQAASALYGMRATNGVIVITTKSGKGARKGKPEITVNTGFSFENPSTLPKFQTEYAQGIGGKYVATDSRSWGPKIADLANDPKYGGNTDNDYTKESGRKPGQYYVVQRARAGLDPWATPQTYDNAREFFNTGVTWNNSVNVAQNMDKGSYSLSLGNTTAEGIVPSTGLLRYNAKLTAQATLNNHWTTGFSGNFATSKIKKQTGANNGIIATVYGVPASYDFKGIPNHIQGDPYTQNTYRGTGGFDGAYWAVEHNSFVERSQRFFGNAYTQYATNFGDSHKVTAKYQLGVDAYTTNYTDIWGYGHSNGRGEIEEQSVTSNELNSLLTFTWAWAINDNMNLDVLYGNEFVQTASKYKDNTGSNFNFPGWDHMSNATVYTSSGTFHRTRTVGNFASASWAYRNMLYLSGTIRNDVVSNMPRNNRSFTYPSVSLGFIFTELDALKNNFLTYGKLRASYAEVGQAGTYYASYYTVPGYGGGFYNGTPLQYPIGSVMAYTPSYRIYDPNLRPQNTKSYEIGLDLSFFNDLVSLNYTYSRQNVKDQIFDVPLAASTGYQKLRTNGGSVHTNAHEITLNIAPIRRKNIHWEVGVNFTKLDNYVDELAPGVESIMLGGFVDPQVRLSKGDKFPVLYGTSFLRNKNGDIVVDENGLPIAGENKVLGDAAPDFRMGFNTTLELFKFRLSAVFDWKQGGSMYAGTAYMLDFYGVSQRSADFRNKKDFLFERPAVKQLADGSYAPNDIKIKGENAFDYFNALSRISEAGVYKSSFLKLREISLSYPVYNKPFLSVTANVFLRNVLLWSEMNNGIDPESTQGNNNMAGSFERFSLPGARSYGFGLSVKF
- a CDS encoding SusD/RagB family nutrient-binding outer membrane lipoprotein, which produces MKAINSNIWKCILFAALGFTALASCSEDAMDRVNEDNDHTTSAPAKFVLADVITSTAFSNVGGDLNTYFSAYTEHTVGVDNQLYNAEIRNGEPSVASTFNNVWENLYSTLKNARIVVLKASDEVAANYTTKGIGEVLVAINSALITDAFGNTPYSQAALPELKDGKPQYMNPDVDTQEAIYQAIMKSLDDAIVDLPKGDAKDKVGSYDFIYKGDGAKWVKLAYGLKARYTMRLLARSKNREADLQKVLEYVDKSFKSIDDQAAYAIYDANNLNPLFGFQWSRDGLAASKSYSDKLIERKDPRLRRFFCIGQDHLPKGSKRVTIQIKGADDPAFLMAENGTATSIKYHYNVPIFFYAQVCPTLLMSYHELLFLKAEALARLNKTAEAEAALKEAVVAAIANAEMGLKGAFKAPTVAGYGGIEETTEAITEKEAEEYFDKNVKPLFTANPLREVMIQKYLAMLGAFGESTECYNDIRRMKALKEDFIKLDNPKPFPLRAPYGNSDVIANPKVNAAYGDGQYVYSDPVWWAGGNR
- a CDS encoding DUF6261 family protein, yielding MTTTLTYKEMKAIKTINGTWGGRFPLGLHANLQSTLYTLIHPITPAKLLLEASDIDTWNGGILEEMEIDREAKKAEETALLREKDDTRDEILWALIQETRLAAKSPIKENRAPGARLLIVLNTYKDIIRENYASETAHIKALLKDLDKPAAVADLTTIGQTRLVQMLRTANEEFDSLYLKRLDFDAGIKKLPSSASVRQKNDKMTATIFRHIETAYMMATSDDDRKLIGDLIDRINAAINKTKNVYNTSGKRKEDGEPKQPKEPKEPKQPKDPKPTPDPKQPEQPKKPDEKPKDPKKPDDGNPDIKLPEE